The DNA segment TCCGTCGCGACAAGGATGGCATTGCGGCGAAGGTGGAACGTCTCGAATACGATCCGAATCGCAGCGCCCATATTGCCCTGTTGCTTTATGCCGACGGCGAGCGCCGTTACATCATTGCGACCAAGGGCATGATGGTTGGACAGGAAGTGATCAGCGGCGCGGAAGCCCCGATCAAGCCCGGCAATACGCTGCCGATCCGCAATATCCCGGTCGGCACCACGATTCACTGCGTCGAAATGACAGCGGGCAAGGGCGCGCAACTGGCGCGCTCGGCCGGCACCTCCGTGCAGCTGCTGGCGCGTGAAGGCACTTACGCCCAGATCCGCCTGCGCTCAGGTGAAATCCGCCGTATTCATGTTGAATGCCGCGCGACGATTGGTGAAGTCGGCAACGAAGAAAACAACCTGCGCAAGATCGGCAAGGCGGGCGCAAACCGTTGGCGCGGTATCCGTCCGACGGTGCGTGGCGTCGTCATGAACCCGGTTGATCACCCGCATGGCGGCGGCGAAGGCAAGACTGGCGAGGGCCGTGTGCCGGTCAGCCCATGGGGCCAGCCGACCAAGGGTTATCGCACCCGTAACAACAAGCGCACGGACGGCATGATCGTCCAGCGCAGGCCGAAAGGTAAGAGGTAAGCCATGGCACGTTCCATTAAAAAGGGCCCGTTCGTCGACGATCATCTGGTCAAGAAGGTCGAAGCCTCGCGCGGCAGCAACGACAAGCGTCCGATCAAGACCTGGTCGCGTCGTTCCACGATCCTGCCCGATTTCGTCGGCCTCACGATCGCCGTGCATAACGGCAAGCAGCATATCCCGATCTACGTGTCGGAAAACATGGTGGGCCACAAGCTCGGCGAATTTGCGCTGACGCGCACCTTCAAGGGCCATACCGGTGGCAAGAAAGCCGCTGCCGGTCCGGCCAAGAAAGGATGACCATGGAAACCAAAGCAATTTTGCGCGGCGTTCGTCTGTCGGATCAAAAGGGCCGCCAGGTGGCGGATCAGATTCGCGGCAAGCCGGTGGATCAGGCGCTCAACATCCTGGCCTTCAGCCCGAAGAAGGGCGCCACTATCCTGAAAAAAGTGCTCGAATCGGCCATCGCAAATGCCGAGCACAACGATGGCGCCGACATCGACACGCTCAAGGTCAAGACCATCTACGTCGAGAAGGGGCCGGTACTCAAGCGCTTCACCGCGCGCGCCAAGGGCCGTGGCAATCGCATTGTCAAGCCCACCTGCCACATCTTCGTGACTGTCGGGGATTAAGGAGAAAGTATGGGACAGAAGATTCATCCGACCGGTTTCCGCCTCGCCGTCTCGCGTGACTGGACGTCGCGCTGGTATGCCACCAGCAAGAACTTCCCGAAGATGCTGAAGGAAGACATCGAAGTTCGCGATTACCTGAAGAAGAAGCTGGCGCATGCCTCCGTCGGCCGCGTCGTCATCGAGCGCCCGGCGAAGAATGCCCGCGTTACCGTGTTTAGTGCCCGCCCCGGCGTCGTCATCGGCAAGAAGGGCGAGGACATTGAGGCGCTCAAGGCCGAACTGCAGAAACGCATGGGCGTGCCGGTACATGTCAACATCGAGGAAATCCGCAAGCCGGAGCTCGATGCGCAACTGATCGCCGATTCGATTGCCCAGCAACTCGAAAAACGCATCATGTTTCGTCGCGCCATGAAACGCGCCATGCAGAACGCCATGCGCCTCGGCGCCCAAGGTATCAAGATCATGAGCGCGGGCCGCCTGAACGGTGCCGAAATCGCGCGTACCGAGTGGTATCGCGAAGGCCGCGTGCCGCTGCATACGCTGCGTGCCGATATCGATTACGGTACTGCGGAAGCCAAGACTACCTACGGCATCATCGGTATCAAGGTGTGGGTGTTCAAGGGTGAAGCGGTAGGCAAGGGAGAATTGCCGACGCTGGCGCAAGAACAAGCCGAGGAACCCGCCAAAAAAATACGCAAACCTTCACGTCCGGCCAAGGCCGAGGCGGGAGATGATGCCAAACCCGCGCCCGCCGCAACCAAGCGCGCCGCCGTTAAGCCCGATACTGATAAACCCGGCGATGCAGTCAAGGCCGCTGTCAAGCGCGTGCGCAAGGCTGCGCCGAAAACCGAAGACACGACGGGCACCAAGGAAGGTAAGGAGTAATCAGCAATGCTGCAACCTGCACGCAGAAAATATCGCAAGGAACAGAAGGGCCGCAATACCGGTCTCGCCACGCGCGGCGCCAAGGTTAGTTTCGGCGAATACGGTCTCAAAGCCATCGTTCGCGGCCGCCTGACCGCACGCCAGATCGAAGCGGCACGTCGCGCCATGACACGGCATATCAAGCGTGGCGGCCGCATCTGGATCCGCATTTTTCCGGACAAGCCGATTTCCAAGAAGCCGGCTGAAGTCCGGATGGGTAACGGCAAGGGCAACCCCGAGTATTGGGTCGCCGAGATTCAGCCGGGCAAAGTGCTCTATGAAATGGATGGCGTCGATGAAGCGCTGGCACGCGAGGCGTTTCGCCTTGCCGCCGCCAAGCTTCCCTTGGCGACCACCTTCGTTACACGCCATTTGGGGTAAGACATGAAAGCCAGTGAACTCAGGCAGAAAAACGGCGCCGAGCTGGAAAAAGAGTTGCTCGACCTGCGGCGCGCGCAGTTTTCCCTGCGCATGCAAATCGCGACCCAGCAGCTCACCAACACCAGTCAGCTTGGCAAGGTACGCAAGGACATTGCGCGCGTGAAAACCCTTCAGCGTGAAAAGGCAGCGGCGAAATGAGCGAGACCAAGACAGTAGTACACCGCACGTTGCAAGGCCGTGTGGTCAGCGACAAGATGAACAAGACCGTGACGGTGCTGGTCGAGCGTCGCGTCAAGCATCCCCTGATCGGCAAGGTGCTGACCCGTTCGCGCAAGTACCACGCTCATGTGGAAGGCATGGAGGCGCATGATGGCGACCTGGTGCAGATCGAGGAAACCGCGCCGATTTCCAAGACCAAGGCGTGGCGGGTGACGCGCGTGATCGAGAAGTCGCGCGCAGTCTGAATGCTACGGTAGTACGCCAGTACAATTTATTTTATGAATTGTGTTGACGTAAAAAGGGGCACAAAGTAGTATTCGCCCCCTTGCTCGCGCCAGAGCCGCCGTGTTCAAGCAGTGGCTTGGCGAACGACCTAAAGGATCCCCGATCCGATGGGTTCCAAGACTGACCGCTGTCGCGTGTCGACGTGTAAGCGGATTAAGTTGGAGAAATTACGATGATTCAAATGCAATCGATCCTCGACGTGGCCGACAATACCGGCGCGCGTTCGGTGATGTGTATCAAGGTGATGGGCGGCTCCAAGCGCCGTTATGCCGGCATTGGCGACGTCATCAAGGTCAGCATCAGGGATGCCGCTCCGCGCGGTCGCGTCAAGAAGGGCGAAGTTTATAGCGCCGTAGTGGTCCGCACCGCGAAGGGCGTGCGTCGCCCCGACGGTTCGCTGGTCAAGTTCGACGGCAATGCCGCCGTTCTGCTCAACAACAAGATGGAGCCTATCGGCACCCGCATCTTCGGCCCGGTCACGCGCGAGTTGCGCACCGAGCGCTTCATGAAGATCGTGTCGCTTGCTCCCGAAGTTCTCTGAGGATTCGGCTCATGAACAAGATTCGCAAGGGTGACGGCGTGATCGTTGTTGCCGGCAAGGACAAGGGCAAGCGCGGCTCCGTGCTGTCTTGGTTCGACGATCAGCACGTGATGGTCGAAGGTGTCAACCGGGTCAAGAAACATACCCGCCCGAATCCGATGAAGGGACAACCCGGCGGCATCATCGAAAAAGAAATGCCGATCCAGATTTCCAATGTGGCGCTGTTCAATCCAGTCACCCAGAAGGCGGACCGCGTCGGTTTCAAGACGCTCGAAGACGGTCGCAAGGTTCGGGTGTTCAAATCGAACGGCGAAAACGTCGACGCGTAAGGAACCGATATGGCGCGCTTGCAAAGTTTCTACAAAGAATCCGTGATGCCCGAACTGCAAAAAAAGTTCGGTTACAAATCTGTCATGGAAGTCCCCCGCATCACCAAGATTACCCTCAACATGGGGGTCGGCGAAGCGGTTGGCGACAAGAAGATTCTCGAACACGCGGTTGGTGACATGACCAAGATTGCCGGCCAAAAGCCCGTTGTCACCAAGGCACGCAAGGCGATTGCCGGATTCAAGATTCGGGAAAACTATCCGATCGGCTGCATGGTCACGCTGCGCGGCTGCCAGATGTATGAATTCCTTGATCGCCTGGTGACCGTTGCACTGCCACGCGTGCGCGACTTCCGCGGCATCTCGGGCAAAGGCTTTGACGGTCGCGGCAACTACAACCTCGGCGTCAAGGAACAGATCATCTTCCCCGAAATCGAATACGACAAGATCGACGCGCTACGTGGCATGAACATCAGTATCACGACGACGGCAAAGACCGATGGGGAAGCCAAGGCGCTCCTCACCGCTTTCAAATTCCCCTTCAAGAACTGAGGGAACCATGGCGAAAATGGCAATCAAGAATCGCGAAGACAAGCGCACCAAGACGGTGGCGAAGTATGCTACCAAGCGTGCCGCGCTCTTCGCCATCATCAACAATGTAAAGCTGTCGGACGAAGAACGTTTCGAGGCGCGCCTCAAGCTGCAGGCGCTGCCGCGCGACGCGAGCCCGACCCGTCAGCGCAATCGTTGCGCCTTGACCGGGCGTCCGCGCGGCGTGTTCCGCAAGTTCGGTCTATGCCGTTTGAAACTGCGCGAAAGCGCCATGCGCGGCGAAGTGCCGGGCATGACCAAGGCCAGTTGGTAAGGGGGACGACGATATGAGTATGAGCGATCCTATTGCTGACATGCTGACCCGCATCCGCAACGCACAGATGGTCGAAAAGGCCTCGGTGACGATGCCGTCCTCCAAGCTCAAGGTGTCGATTGCTGAAGTGCTGAAGGATGAGGGTTATATCGGCGACTATGTCGTGCGAGAGAACGGTGGCAAGGCCCAGCTCGACATCGCGCTGAAGTATTACGCCGGTCGTCCCGTCATCGCCCGCATCGAGCGTATTTCGACTCCGGGTCTGCGCGTCTATAAAGGCAAGGATGACCTGCCGCGCGTGTTGAATGGCCTCGGCGTCGCCATCGTTTCCACGCCGAAGGGCGTCATGACCGACCGCAAGGCGCGCGCCAGCAATGTTGGCGGCGAAGTCCTTTGCGTGGTCGCCTGAGGAGAACAACGCGATGTCACGTGTAGCCAAATATCCGGTCGACGTTCCCAAGGGTGTGGACGTCACGTTGAGTTCGAGCGAAATCAGCATCAAGGGTCCGCTTGGCACCATGAAGCAATTCGTTCTGCCCTCGGTCAAGATCGAGCGCGAAGGCGACCAGCTGCTGTGCAAGGCCGTGGCCGGTGCGCCGAATGCAGGCGCCATGTCCGGCACCATGCGTGCGCTGGTGAACAATATGGTCAGCGGCGTCACCAAGGGTTTCGAGAAGAAGCTGACGCTGGTCGGCGTGGGTTACCGTGCCCAGGCTCAGGGCGACAAACTCAACCTGACGCTGGGTTTCTCCCACCCCGTGGTGCACATGATGCCCGCAGGGGTGAAGGTGGAAACCCCAACGCAGACTGAAATCGTGATCAAGGGGATCGACCGTCAACAGGTCGGTCAGGTAGCCGCTGAAGTTCGCGCCTATCGCGCGCCGGAACCCTACAAGGGCAAGGGCGTGCGCTATTCAGACGAAACGGTGGTGATCAAGGAAACCAAGAAGAAGTAAGGGCGCGAAATCATGGACAAGAACCAGACTCGTTTGCGCAGGGCGCGTAAAACCCGCGCCAGGATCGCCGAGCAGAAGCGTGTGCGTCTTGCGGTGCATCGCACCAACAGCCACATCTACGCACAGATTTTTTCCAGCTGCGGTACCCAGGTGCTGGCGGCGGCCTCGACGGCTGAAGCAGACGTGAAGAAGCAGGTACCAAACGGCGGCAACGTTGAGGCGGCCAAGGTGGTCGGTAAATTGATTGCCGAGCGCGCCAAGGCCAAGGGCATCGACGATGTAGCTTTCGATCGCTCGGGCTTCCATTTTCACGGCCGCGTCAAAGCGCTGGCCGAAGCGGCCCGCGAGAGCGGCCTCAAGTTTTAGGCGGAGACCAAGATGGCTAAACCGCAAGGCAGAAAGCAGCAACAGGCACAGGACAAACCCGATGACGGCTTGCGCGAGAAGATGGTCTCCATCAATCGCGTCACCAAGGTAGTGAAGGGTGGCCGGATTCTCGGCTTCGCCGCGCTGACCGTGGTGGGCGATGGTGATGGTGCCGTTGGCATGGGCAAGGGCAAGTCGCGCGAGGTTCCGGTTGCCGTGCAAAAGGCGATGGATGAAGCTCGCCGTAAGATGAACAAGGTCAGCCTCAAGGACGGCACGCTGCACCATACGATCACCGGCAAGCATGGTTCGACCCGGGTGCTGATGCAGCCCGCTGCGCCTGGTACCGGCGTGATCGCCGGCGGCGCCATGCGTGCGGTATTCGAAGTCATGGGCGTGACCGATGTCGTGGCGAAAGCCATCGGCCCAACCAATCCCTATAACGTCGTGCGCGCCACCATCAAGGGTCTGCTCGCGACCAGCACGCCAGCCGAAATTGCGGCCAAGCGTGGCAAGACCGTTCAGGAAATTCTGGAGTAAGTCATGGCCGACAAAAAAATCAGGGTGACGCTGGTCAAGGGTGTCATCGGCACCAAGCAGGATCATCGCGCCACCGTGCGCGGCCTCGGTCTGCGTCGCATCCGCCATACCGTTGAACTGGAAGATACGCCGGCGGTACGCGGCATGATCAACAAGGTCGCCTATCTGGTGAAGGTCGAGGGTTAAGAATCATGGAATTGAACAATCTCAAACCGGGTACCGGTGCCAGGCACACCAAACGCCGCGTTGGTCGCGGTATTGGTAGTGGCCTTGGCAAGACGGCAGGGCGTGGCCACAAGGGACAAAAGTCTCGTGCCGGCGGCTTTCATAAGGTTGGTTTTGAAGGCGGCCAGATGCCGTTGCAGCGCCGCTTGCCGAAGCGCGGCTTTGTCTCGCTGACGGCGGCGCGTAACGTCGAGGTGCGTCTTTCCGAACTGGCCAAGCTGCCGGTGGATGAAATCGACCTGCTGGCGCTGAAACAGGCTGGCGTGGTGCCGGGCGGGGCGTTGTCGGTCAAGGTAATTCTTTCCGGCGAGCTGACGCGCAAGGTAACGCTGAAGGGTGTCGGTGCGACCAAGGGCGCCAAGGCGGCAATCGAAGCAGCCGGTGGCTCGGTGGCTGCCGAGTAATCGATCACAGAAGACCGGGAATTATGTCCACTACCGCAAAACCAACAGGCAAGTTCGGCGATCTCTGGCGCCGGCTGTGGTTTCTGCTGGGCGCACTGGTCGTGTTTCGTATCGGTGCGCACATTCCGGTACCTGGCATCGATCCGATGCGTCTGGCCGAATTATTCCAGTCGAATAAGGGCGGCATTCTCGGCATCTTCAATCTTTTCTCCGGCGGTGCGTTGTCGCGTTTCACGATCTTTGCGCTGGGCATCATGCCCTACATCTCGTCGTCGATCATCATGCAGCTGATGTCGATCGCCGTGCCTTCCCTCGAGGCGCTCAAAAAAGAGGGCGAAGCCGGCAGGCGCAAGATCACGCAATACACCCGTTACGGCACCGTCGGTCTGGCCCTGTTCCAGGCGTCAGGTATCGCGATAATGCTTGAATCCCAGCCGGGTTTGGTGCTCGATCCGGGCATGGTGTTCCGTCTTACTACCGTAGCGACATTGGTGACGGGCACGCTCTTCCTGATGTGGCTTGGTGAACAGATTACCGAAAGAGGTCTCGGCAACGGCATTTCCATCATCATTTTCGCCGGCATTGCGGCGGGCCTACCGAGTGCACTGGGTGGCCTGCTTTCGCTGGTAAATACTGGCGCCATGCATCCCGTCGTGGCCTTGATTATCTGCCTGCTGGTGGCCTTGGTCACTGCGTTTGTGGTGTTTGTCGAACGCGGTCAGCGCAAGATTCTGGTTAACTACGCCAAGCGACAGGTCGGCAACAAGGTCTACGGCGGGCAGAGTTCCCACTTGCCGCTCAAGCTCAATATGTCGGGCGTGATCCCGCCGATTTTTGCCTCCTCGATCATTCTTTTCCCTGCTACCGTCGCTCAGTGGTTTGGATCGTCCGACAAGGTCTATTGGCTCAAGGATTTCGCGGCCAAACTGTCACCCGGCCAGCCGATTTACGTCATGCTTTACGCGACGGCCATCGTGTTCTTCTGTTTCTTTTATACAGCGTTGGTTTTCAACTCGAAAGAGACCGCGGACAACCTGAAAAAGAGCGGCGCTTTTGTGCCGGGCATTCGCCCTGGCGAACAGACCTCGCGTTACATTGATAAAATATTGATGCGCCTGACCTTGGTCGGCGCCGCGTACGTCACCATTGTTTGCCTGATTCCTGAATTTCTGGTTCTCAAGTTCAATGTGCCGTTCTACTTCGGCGGCACGAGCCTGTTGATCATTGTCGTGGTTACCATGGATTTTATGTCGCAGGTGCAAGCCTACGTCATGTCGCATCAGTATGAGAGCCTGCTGAAGAAGGCGAATTTCAAGGGATCGGGTTTGCCGATTCGTTGAGCTTGAATTTTTATGGCGAAGGAAGACGTTATCGAGATGCTGGGAGAGGTGGTGGAAAACCTCCCCAACGCGACGTTTCGCGTCAAGCTCGAAAACGGGCATGTAGTATTGGGACACATCTCGGGAAAGATGCGCATGCATTACATCCGCATCCTGCCGGGAGACAAGGTTACCGTGCAACTGACGCCTTACGACCTGACCAAGGGCCGTATCGTGTTTCGCGCCAAGTAGTTATTTCCGGAGATTCATCATGAAAGTATTAGCTTCGGTCAAGTGCATCTGCCGCAATTGCAAAATCATCCGCCGTAAGGGTGTGGTTCGGGTCATCTGTACTGATCCGCGTCACAAACAACGGCAGGGTTGATCAAGCATCCCGCGTCGGATATAATTTCCAGTTCTCCGAATTTCGGCGACAAATAAGTACAAGGTAAGAACATGGCCCGTATTGCAGGCGTCAATATACCGAACCACCAGCACACCGAGATTGCGCTGACCGCGATCTACGGCATCGGCCGCGCGCGCGCGCAGAAAATTTGCGACGCGGTTGGCGTCAAACGCTCGGTCAAGGTCAAGGATCTCACCGACAGCCAGCTGGATAAGCTGCGCGAAGAGGTGGGCAAGGTTACCGTCGAAGGCGATCTTCGTCGTGAAGTCACCATGAGCATCAAGCGCCTCATGGATCTCGGCTGCTATCGTGGCGTGCGCCACCGTCGCGGCCTGCCGGTGCGTGGGCAGCGCACCCGTACCAACGCCCGCACGCGCAAGGGACCGCGCAAGGCAATCGCCGCGGCGAAGAAATAACTAGGAATCGATATGGCGAAGACCGCTACTACTAAAGTT comes from the Georgfuchsia toluolica genome and includes:
- the rplN gene encoding 50S ribosomal protein L14; this translates as MIQMQSILDVADNTGARSVMCIKVMGGSKRRYAGIGDVIKVSIRDAAPRGRVKKGEVYSAVVVRTAKGVRRPDGSLVKFDGNAAVLLNNKMEPIGTRIFGPVTRELRTERFMKIVSLAPEVL
- the rplV gene encoding 50S ribosomal protein L22; this encodes METKAILRGVRLSDQKGRQVADQIRGKPVDQALNILAFSPKKGATILKKVLESAIANAEHNDGADIDTLKVKTIYVEKGPVLKRFTARAKGRGNRIVKPTCHIFVTVGD
- the infA gene encoding translation initiation factor IF-1, whose amino-acid sequence is MAKEDVIEMLGEVVENLPNATFRVKLENGHVVLGHISGKMRMHYIRILPGDKVTVQLTPYDLTKGRIVFRAK
- the rpmD gene encoding 50S ribosomal protein L30, coding for MADKKIRVTLVKGVIGTKQDHRATVRGLGLRRIRHTVELEDTPAVRGMINKVAYLVKVEG
- the rplR gene encoding 50S ribosomal protein L18 — encoded protein: MDKNQTRLRRARKTRARIAEQKRVRLAVHRTNSHIYAQIFSSCGTQVLAAASTAEADVKKQVPNGGNVEAAKVVGKLIAERAKAKGIDDVAFDRSGFHFHGRVKALAEAARESGLKF
- the rpsQ gene encoding 30S ribosomal protein S17: MSETKTVVHRTLQGRVVSDKMNKTVTVLVERRVKHPLIGKVLTRSRKYHAHVEGMEAHDGDLVQIEETAPISKTKAWRVTRVIEKSRAV
- the rpsM gene encoding 30S ribosomal protein S13; its protein translation is MARIAGVNIPNHQHTEIALTAIYGIGRARAQKICDAVGVKRSVKVKDLTDSQLDKLREEVGKVTVEGDLRREVTMSIKRLMDLGCYRGVRHRRGLPVRGQRTRTNARTRKGPRKAIAAAKK
- the rplX gene encoding 50S ribosomal protein L24, whose translation is MNKIRKGDGVIVVAGKDKGKRGSVLSWFDDQHVMVEGVNRVKKHTRPNPMKGQPGGIIEKEMPIQISNVALFNPVTQKADRVGFKTLEDGRKVRVFKSNGENVDA
- the rplP gene encoding 50S ribosomal protein L16 is translated as MLQPARRKYRKEQKGRNTGLATRGAKVSFGEYGLKAIVRGRLTARQIEAARRAMTRHIKRGGRIWIRIFPDKPISKKPAEVRMGNGKGNPEYWVAEIQPGKVLYEMDGVDEALAREAFRLAAAKLPLATTFVTRHLG
- the rpsE gene encoding 30S ribosomal protein S5, producing the protein MAKPQGRKQQQAQDKPDDGLREKMVSINRVTKVVKGGRILGFAALTVVGDGDGAVGMGKGKSREVPVAVQKAMDEARRKMNKVSLKDGTLHHTITGKHGSTRVLMQPAAPGTGVIAGGAMRAVFEVMGVTDVVAKAIGPTNPYNVVRATIKGLLATSTPAEIAAKRGKTVQEILE
- the rpsH gene encoding 30S ribosomal protein S8; the protein is MSMSDPIADMLTRIRNAQMVEKASVTMPSSKLKVSIAEVLKDEGYIGDYVVRENGGKAQLDIALKYYAGRPVIARIERISTPGLRVYKGKDDLPRVLNGLGVAIVSTPKGVMTDRKARASNVGGEVLCVVA
- the rpmJ gene encoding 50S ribosomal protein L36, with product MKVLASVKCICRNCKIIRRKGVVRVICTDPRHKQRQG
- the rpsN gene encoding 30S ribosomal protein S14; the protein is MAKMAIKNREDKRTKTVAKYATKRAALFAIINNVKLSDEERFEARLKLQALPRDASPTRQRNRCALTGRPRGVFRKFGLCRLKLRESAMRGEVPGMTKASW
- the rpsC gene encoding 30S ribosomal protein S3, with translation MGQKIHPTGFRLAVSRDWTSRWYATSKNFPKMLKEDIEVRDYLKKKLAHASVGRVVIERPAKNARVTVFSARPGVVIGKKGEDIEALKAELQKRMGVPVHVNIEEIRKPELDAQLIADSIAQQLEKRIMFRRAMKRAMQNAMRLGAQGIKIMSAGRLNGAEIARTEWYREGRVPLHTLRADIDYGTAEAKTTYGIIGIKVWVFKGEAVGKGELPTLAQEQAEEPAKKIRKPSRPAKAEAGDDAKPAPAATKRAAVKPDTDKPGDAVKAAVKRVRKAAPKTEDTTGTKEGKE
- the rplB gene encoding 50S ribosomal protein L2, producing MALVKLKPTSPGRRGVVRVVNAHLHKGRPHDALTESQISKAGRNTHGHITTRHKGGGHKQQYRVVDFRRDKDGIAAKVERLEYDPNRSAHIALLLYADGERRYIIATKGMMVGQEVISGAEAPIKPGNTLPIRNIPVGTTIHCVEMTAGKGAQLARSAGTSVQLLAREGTYAQIRLRSGEIRRIHVECRATIGEVGNEENNLRKIGKAGANRWRGIRPTVRGVVMNPVDHPHGGGEGKTGEGRVPVSPWGQPTKGYRTRNNKRTDGMIVQRRPKGKR
- the secY gene encoding preprotein translocase subunit SecY; this translates as MSTTAKPTGKFGDLWRRLWFLLGALVVFRIGAHIPVPGIDPMRLAELFQSNKGGILGIFNLFSGGALSRFTIFALGIMPYISSSIIMQLMSIAVPSLEALKKEGEAGRRKITQYTRYGTVGLALFQASGIAIMLESQPGLVLDPGMVFRLTTVATLVTGTLFLMWLGEQITERGLGNGISIIIFAGIAAGLPSALGGLLSLVNTGAMHPVVALIICLLVALVTAFVVFVERGQRKILVNYAKRQVGNKVYGGQSSHLPLKLNMSGVIPPIFASSIILFPATVAQWFGSSDKVYWLKDFAAKLSPGQPIYVMLYATAIVFFCFFYTALVFNSKETADNLKKSGAFVPGIRPGEQTSRYIDKILMRLTLVGAAYVTIVCLIPEFLVLKFNVPFYFGGTSLLIIVVVTMDFMSQVQAYVMSHQYESLLKKANFKGSGLPIR
- the rplO gene encoding 50S ribosomal protein L15, which produces MELNNLKPGTGARHTKRRVGRGIGSGLGKTAGRGHKGQKSRAGGFHKVGFEGGQMPLQRRLPKRGFVSLTAARNVEVRLSELAKLPVDEIDLLALKQAGVVPGGALSVKVILSGELTRKVTLKGVGATKGAKAAIEAAGGSVAAE
- the rpmC gene encoding 50S ribosomal protein L29, with amino-acid sequence MKASELRQKNGAELEKELLDLRRAQFSLRMQIATQQLTNTSQLGKVRKDIARVKTLQREKAAAK
- the rpsS gene encoding 30S ribosomal protein S19, with the translated sequence MARSIKKGPFVDDHLVKKVEASRGSNDKRPIKTWSRRSTILPDFVGLTIAVHNGKQHIPIYVSENMVGHKLGEFALTRTFKGHTGGKKAAAGPAKKG
- the rplF gene encoding 50S ribosomal protein L6, with amino-acid sequence MSRVAKYPVDVPKGVDVTLSSSEISIKGPLGTMKQFVLPSVKIEREGDQLLCKAVAGAPNAGAMSGTMRALVNNMVSGVTKGFEKKLTLVGVGYRAQAQGDKLNLTLGFSHPVVHMMPAGVKVETPTQTEIVIKGIDRQQVGQVAAEVRAYRAPEPYKGKGVRYSDETVVIKETKKK
- the rplE gene encoding 50S ribosomal protein L5 codes for the protein MARLQSFYKESVMPELQKKFGYKSVMEVPRITKITLNMGVGEAVGDKKILEHAVGDMTKIAGQKPVVTKARKAIAGFKIRENYPIGCMVTLRGCQMYEFLDRLVTVALPRVRDFRGISGKGFDGRGNYNLGVKEQIIFPEIEYDKIDALRGMNISITTTAKTDGEAKALLTAFKFPFKN